A single Mycobacteriales bacterium DNA region contains:
- a CDS encoding ribbon-helix-helix protein, CopG family — protein sequence MADMLIRDVPDAVVAAVDAHAIRLGLSRSEYVRRRLAQDADVSGSSVAVSDLARLAELTADLADPDVMDQAWR from the coding sequence ATTCGAGACGTCCCCGATGCCGTGGTGGCCGCGGTCGACGCCCATGCCATCCGGCTTGGACTGTCGCGGAGTGAGTACGTGCGCCGCCGGCTCGCCCAGGACGCCGACGTGTCCGGCTCCTCCGTGGCGGTGTCCGATCTGGCGCGGTTGGCCGAGCTGACCGCGGACCTGGCCGACCCCGACGTCATGGACCAGGCGTGGCGCTGA